The Algiphilus sp. genome includes a window with the following:
- a CDS encoding ATP-binding protein codes for MPFIPTSLRSRLIVGALAVLATFLTAAGIGQERAFRAAALSAEQDKSRGLVFALLGATEPSARGGLVIGDFDLPDPRLTQPESGLAAWLLTRDGQVVWRSPSALHAPPDHGLGDVGEFRFEETEDHFLTSYHLRWIGTDAEARHYRLLVETTKTPFREQLSTYRRQLLGWLLAAAAGLLLSLTVVLGWLITPVRRMERELRAVERGDSGEISGQYPDELQPLAVALNAMVQSERSQQQRYRNALGDLAHSLKTPLAVLDGMLREGTTDAARTREQVDRMRRITEHQLARASHAGRRALAEPVELAPLIGKISSSLSKVYVDRGTDIAQTIEPNLRARADEGDLYELFGNVLDNACKWCEGRVRLTVARDGSMIVITVEDDGPGFPEDADAMLRRGQRADERKPGQGLGLASVKDLVELYEGTIVIDRSRDLGGARLVVRIRA; via the coding sequence ATGCCCTTCATCCCCACCTCGCTGCGCTCGCGCCTCATCGTAGGCGCGCTGGCGGTGCTGGCCACCTTCCTGACCGCCGCCGGCATCGGCCAGGAACGCGCCTTCCGCGCGGCCGCGCTCAGCGCGGAGCAGGACAAGAGCCGCGGCCTGGTGTTCGCGCTGCTGGGCGCCACCGAGCCCTCGGCGCGCGGCGGCCTGGTGATCGGCGACTTCGACCTCCCCGACCCGCGCCTGACACAGCCCGAATCCGGCCTTGCCGCCTGGCTGCTCACCCGGGATGGTCAGGTCGTGTGGCGCTCGCCGAGCGCACTGCACGCACCGCCCGACCACGGTCTCGGCGACGTCGGCGAGTTCCGCTTCGAGGAGACCGAGGACCACTTCCTCACCAGCTATCACCTGCGCTGGATCGGCACCGATGCCGAGGCCCGCCACTATCGGCTGCTGGTCGAGACCACCAAGACCCCCTTCCGCGAGCAGCTTTCCACCTACCGGCGCCAGCTGCTCGGCTGGCTGCTGGCGGCAGCGGCCGGACTGCTGCTCTCGCTGACCGTCGTGCTGGGCTGGCTGATCACCCCCGTGCGCCGCATGGAACGCGAGCTGCGCGCGGTGGAGCGCGGCGACAGCGGCGAGATCAGCGGCCAGTATCCCGACGAGCTCCAGCCGCTGGCGGTGGCGCTGAACGCGATGGTGCAATCCGAGCGGAGTCAGCAGCAGCGCTACCGCAACGCACTCGGCGACCTCGCGCACTCGCTCAAGACGCCGCTGGCCGTGCTCGACGGCATGCTGCGCGAGGGCACCACCGATGCCGCACGCACGCGCGAGCAGGTCGACCGCATGCGGCGCATCACCGAGCACCAGCTCGCCCGCGCCAGCCACGCCGGCCGCCGCGCGCTGGCCGAACCGGTGGAACTCGCGCCGTTGATCGGCAAGATCAGCAGCTCGCTGAGCAAGGTCTACGTCGACCGGGGCACCGATATCGCCCAGACCATCGAACCCAATCTGCGCGCCCGCGCCGACGAGGGCGATCTCTACGAGCTCTTCGGCAATGTGCTGGACAACGCCTGCAAATGGTGCGAGGGGCGCGTGCGACTCACCGTGGCGCGCGACGGCAGCATGATCGTCATCACGGTCGAGGATGACGGCCCCGGCTTCCCCGAAGACGCCGATGCCATGCTCAGGCGCGGGCAGCGCGCCGACGAGCGCAAGCCCGGCCAGGGCCTCGGACTGGCATCGGTAAAGGACCTGGTGGAGCTCTACGAAGGCACCATCGTCATCGACCGCAGCCGCGATCTCGGCGGTGCACGACTGGTGGTACGGATCCGCGCCTGA
- a CDS encoding TetR/AcrR family transcriptional regulator, whose protein sequence is MPRKASQQPSATLQAIRDHAFTLFGRHGYEGVSIGEIAGHAKLSKGALYWHFPGKEALYLDCLMRLHAIFNEHIFDRMRACGDPVTRILMLFNGLGNMLADPRVQTGVAGYWLTPMRSTSPRVDEAQRAFECTSREVIVETLREGVARGHFDYQDDLEEMASAIMALVEAIILPLRHQEHSEVNTMLSVLARTLFRAYAKSSDLVERARAI, encoded by the coding sequence ATGCCGCGCAAAGCTTCCCAGCAACCGTCCGCGACCCTGCAGGCGATCCGTGATCACGCGTTCACGCTCTTCGGGCGGCACGGCTACGAAGGCGTGTCCATCGGCGAGATCGCGGGACACGCCAAACTGTCGAAGGGCGCGCTCTACTGGCACTTCCCGGGCAAGGAGGCACTGTACCTGGACTGCCTGATGCGGCTGCACGCGATCTTCAACGAGCACATCTTCGATCGCATGCGCGCATGCGGTGACCCGGTGACCCGCATCCTCATGCTGTTCAACGGCCTCGGCAACATGCTCGCGGACCCGCGCGTGCAGACCGGCGTGGCGGGATACTGGCTGACGCCGATGCGCTCCACCTCGCCGCGCGTGGACGAGGCCCAGCGCGCATTCGAGTGCACGTCGCGGGAGGTCATCGTGGAGACGCTGCGCGAGGGCGTCGCGCGCGGCCACTTCGACTACCAGGATGACCTGGAGGAAATGGCGTCCGCGATCATGGCGCTGGTGGAAGCCATCATCCTGCCGCTCCGTCACCAGGAGCACAGCGAGGTCAACACCATGCTGAGCGTGCTGGCCCGCACGCTGTTCCGTGCCTATGCCAAGAGCAGTGACCTGGTCGAGCGCGCCCGCGCGATCTGA
- a CDS encoding SLBB domain-containing protein: MKPGRTSSPRPVARLALGLTVMLACGNAVASACDGAVLQSHFASGAVHLVGAVAEPGAVVPDNGARASDVIAQAGGLVEGAFPLGAVLLRPSAGMAAGAGRGMAQASTATQIAMGASGSDAILDAARDALAADGCLMRVPVAVDAVTRMRDPDADAVLQGGDIVFVPYRAGSVAVVGAVAEPGLVDFEPGATVAAYIEQAGGWASGAHRGEVTVYLPQGSARPLHPNPWHYQPENVPPGSVIRVPGDGAPSPGVIPAGASAHGAED, translated from the coding sequence ATGAAACCGGGGCGTACGTCCAGTCCGCGTCCCGTCGCGCGGCTCGCGCTGGGGCTGACGGTCATGCTGGCGTGCGGCAACGCGGTCGCTTCGGCATGCGACGGCGCGGTCCTGCAGTCACACTTCGCCTCCGGTGCCGTGCACCTCGTCGGTGCGGTTGCCGAGCCGGGTGCGGTAGTGCCCGACAATGGTGCGCGCGCCAGCGACGTGATCGCGCAGGCGGGCGGGCTGGTCGAAGGCGCATTTCCGCTCGGTGCGGTGCTGCTGCGACCGTCTGCCGGCATGGCCGCCGGTGCCGGGCGTGGCATGGCGCAGGCATCCACGGCCACCCAGATCGCGATGGGGGCGTCCGGGTCGGATGCGATCCTCGACGCAGCGCGCGACGCCCTGGCGGCGGATGGCTGCCTGATGCGGGTGCCGGTGGCTGTCGACGCCGTCACGCGCATGCGCGACCCCGACGCCGACGCCGTCCTGCAGGGCGGCGATATCGTGTTCGTGCCGTATCGCGCCGGCAGCGTGGCGGTTGTCGGTGCGGTCGCCGAGCCCGGGTTGGTCGATTTCGAGCCGGGTGCCACGGTGGCTGCCTATATCGAGCAGGCCGGTGGCTGGGCGAGCGGCGCGCATCGCGGCGAGGTGACGGTGTATCTGCCGCAGGGCAGCGCGCGCCCGCTGCACCCGAATCCGTGGCACTACCAGCCCGAGAATGTCCCGCCCGGATCGGTGATCCGCGTTCCCGGTGACGGAGCGCCGTCGCCCGGCGTGATCCCGGCGGGCGCGTCGGCGCACGGCGCAGAAGACTGA
- a CDS encoding response regulator transcription factor — MRLLIIEDERDLLDQLAGLLGNEGYTVEKAANGEDGGWMACEFALDLAIVDLGLPDISGVDVIRKLRAEDKSYPVLILTARDGWQAKVEALEAGADDYVVKPFHEEELLARVRALLRRATGWASSEISSGPFTLDTRGRSLDREGEAIELTAFEYKVLEYLLLHAGEVISKTRLSEHIYDEETERDSNVIEVFVRRLRAKLDPDDALHPIETLRGQGYRWSLPRG, encoded by the coding sequence ATGCGACTGCTGATCATCGAGGACGAGCGCGATCTGCTCGACCAACTCGCCGGGCTGCTCGGCAACGAGGGCTATACCGTCGAGAAGGCGGCCAACGGCGAGGATGGCGGCTGGATGGCGTGCGAGTTCGCCCTCGACCTCGCCATCGTCGACCTCGGACTGCCGGACATTTCCGGTGTCGATGTCATCCGCAAGCTGCGCGCGGAGGACAAGAGCTATCCGGTACTGATCCTTACCGCGCGCGATGGCTGGCAGGCCAAGGTCGAGGCACTGGAGGCGGGCGCCGACGACTACGTCGTCAAGCCCTTCCATGAGGAGGAGCTGCTTGCACGCGTGCGCGCCCTCCTGCGCCGGGCCACCGGCTGGGCCAGCTCCGAGATCAGCTCCGGCCCGTTCACGCTCGACACGCGCGGCCGCAGCCTGGATCGCGAGGGCGAGGCCATCGAGCTGACCGCCTTCGAGTACAAGGTGCTGGAGTACCTGCTGCTGCACGCCGGCGAGGTCATTTCCAAGACGCGGCTGTCCGAGCACATCTACGACGAGGAAACCGAGCGCGACAGCAACGTCATCGAGGTCTTCGTCCGCCGGCTGCGCGCCAAGCTCGATCCGGACGACGCGCTGCACCCGATCGAGACCCTGCGCGGACAGGGCTATCGCTGGTCGCTGCCACGCGGGTGA
- a CDS encoding glycine zipper 2TM domain-containing protein gives MPHRLTLLLLLGAIAPATFGQVRAPVVDTRPFYREGSTTELREVCERRRSDFLGGRGGQILGGVAGGFAGSAIGSGTGRKVATVAGAVIGSEIGRREFDRPRTRCSVAEVAVPTREVAGYDVIYEQDGRLWRTRTTEQPGATISVPDRSPGAR, from the coding sequence ATGCCCCACCGCCTGACACTGCTGCTGCTCCTCGGCGCGATCGCTCCCGCGACGTTCGGCCAGGTTCGCGCACCGGTGGTGGACACGCGGCCGTTCTACCGGGAAGGCAGCACGACCGAGCTCCGCGAGGTCTGCGAACGCCGTCGGAGCGACTTCCTCGGCGGACGCGGCGGACAGATCCTGGGCGGCGTGGCCGGCGGGTTCGCCGGCAGCGCGATCGGATCCGGCACGGGCCGCAAGGTCGCGACGGTGGCCGGAGCGGTCATCGGTTCCGAGATCGGGCGCCGCGAGTTCGACCGGCCGCGCACGCGCTGCAGCGTCGCCGAGGTTGCCGTGCCCACGCGCGAGGTCGCCGGTTACGACGTCATCTACGAGCAGGACGGCCGGCTCTGGCGCACACGCACGACCGAGCAGCCGGGCGCGACCATCAGCGTGCCGGATCGCTCGCCGGGGGCGCGATGA
- the rpsT gene encoding 30S ribosomal protein S20 encodes MANSPQARKRAIQNEKRRSLHASQRSMVRSSIRKVVKAVESRNIDEARSAYKEMVPLLDRYAGRGLIHKNKVARHKHRLQKHIKALESA; translated from the coding sequence TTGGCCAACTCGCCCCAGGCGCGCAAGCGCGCCATCCAGAATGAAAAGCGCCGCTCGCTGCATGCCTCGCAGCGCTCGATGGTCCGTTCCTCCATCAGGAAGGTCGTCAAGGCCGTCGAGTCCAGGAATATCGACGAAGCGCGCAGCGCCTACAAGGAAATGGTGCCGCTGCTCGACCGCTACGCCGGTCGCGGCCTGATCCACAAGAACAAGGTCGCGCGCCACAAGCACCGGCTGCAGAAGCACATCAAGGCCCTCGAGAGCGCCTGA
- a CDS encoding ATP-grasp fold amidoligase family protein has product MPPAPEKFHPTPADRPARDFLTFIRQRFRNKAELIGDPVPWELDDKLAAYVFGERNGCATPVRRRFDSLSELWAAAHEMDAFVIKQPGWHSSIGIHVLQRLAENHHERGREEERFLNLLTLRTVSADAIGNIQDQDPEYWVLEELIPSHIPGKAVPPDYKVYCFNGEPGFVLQIDRNASPPRGAIFDAAMLPLEHGRHYHFDTTKMAVGNHILPLYPAQLLHAASRLAKATGSSFVSVDMYDGPVLGELTFAPGGPAHGMISFSPEVLQELDRWICGSPVTALSGLGVDLHAIRRACADEDRPLLDASSQYAHLASAAAAGDLRYGRAFPDFPDTDRLRQHWALAARMIGLINGDRERALQIYRVVQKAAGFLVGLERADEYEQLALSFCAERASTSAWHARMQERLQSEREARLKRA; this is encoded by the coding sequence ATGCCTCCGGCTCCGGAAAAGTTCCACCCGACACCCGCTGATCGGCCTGCCCGCGACTTCCTGACCTTCATACGGCAGCGGTTTCGCAACAAGGCCGAGCTCATCGGTGATCCGGTTCCCTGGGAGCTGGATGACAAACTTGCCGCATACGTCTTCGGCGAGCGCAATGGCTGCGCAACGCCCGTGCGAAGACGCTTCGACTCGTTGTCCGAGCTGTGGGCTGCGGCGCACGAGATGGATGCCTTTGTCATCAAGCAACCGGGTTGGCACTCATCCATCGGCATCCACGTGCTGCAACGACTGGCCGAAAATCACCACGAGCGAGGCCGCGAGGAAGAGCGGTTTCTGAACCTCCTGACCCTGCGAACCGTGTCCGCGGATGCGATAGGCAACATTCAGGACCAGGATCCGGAGTACTGGGTGCTCGAGGAATTGATCCCTTCGCACATCCCTGGCAAGGCCGTGCCACCGGACTACAAGGTCTACTGCTTCAACGGCGAGCCCGGATTCGTGCTCCAGATTGATCGCAACGCCTCGCCGCCGCGCGGCGCGATATTCGATGCCGCGATGCTGCCGCTGGAACACGGCCGCCACTACCACTTCGACACGACGAAGATGGCGGTCGGCAACCACATACTGCCGCTTTACCCGGCTCAGCTACTGCACGCAGCGTCGAGGCTAGCCAAAGCGACCGGCAGCAGCTTCGTCAGTGTCGACATGTACGACGGGCCGGTGCTCGGCGAGCTCACGTTCGCCCCTGGTGGTCCCGCACACGGCATGATCAGCTTCTCGCCCGAAGTCCTGCAGGAGCTGGATCGATGGATATGCGGGTCGCCCGTCACAGCACTTTCTGGGCTCGGCGTCGATCTGCACGCGATTCGGCGGGCCTGCGCGGACGAGGACCGCCCGCTGCTGGATGCATCGTCGCAGTACGCACATCTCGCGAGCGCCGCGGCTGCCGGAGATCTGCGCTACGGCCGAGCGTTCCCCGACTTTCCCGATACCGACCGGCTGCGCCAGCATTGGGCCCTCGCGGCCCGAATGATCGGCCTCATCAACGGGGACCGGGAACGCGCCCTGCAGATCTATCGTGTTGTCCAGAAGGCAGCGGGATTCCTGGTCGGCCTGGAGAGAGCCGACGAGTATGAGCAGCTTGCCCTCTCGTTCTGCGCCGAACGCGCCAGCACCAGCGCATGGCATGCCCGCATGCAGGAGCGGCTGCAGTCGGAACGGGAGGCCCGATTGAAACGCGCCTGA
- the murJ gene encoding murein biosynthesis integral membrane protein MurJ, which translates to MSRSLLKSSGVVSAATLLSRLLGFLRDMLQAALFGAGAAMDAFFVAFRIPNLFRRMFAEGAFQQAFVPVLKETQAQGSEEELRRLVDAVASTLGAFLLLITAAGVLAAPLLMSLFAPGFMADAEKFATAVTLLRWTFPYLLFISLAALASGILHAHGRFAVPAITPVLLNLCLIAAALLYAPSVEALAIAVLIGGVLQLCFQLPSVWKLGLMPRPSAGWRDPAVRRIVLLMLPIMLGASISQLSLLLDSVIASFLPGDGSVSWLWYADRLMEFPLGVFSIAIATVILPYLSGQFAGKDAEGFSGTLDWALRLVLLLGIPAALGLLVLAEPIVATLFHHNAFTERDVAMTAAALVAYAFAFIGFSLVKVFIPAFYARQDTVQPLRLGAIAFGAGMVVSVALTTALVMAGHDRPHVGIAGATAAASWLHAGLLYARLRRDGVYAPRPGWMRYVVRIAIASAVMAAVAAAGAHGFGDWLDAAALSRALGLLAVIAAAALSYLLALALLGLRPLATLRTLRRR; encoded by the coding sequence ATGTCCCGTTCCCTTCTGAAGTCCTCCGGTGTGGTCAGCGCCGCGACCCTGCTGTCGCGCCTGCTCGGCTTCCTGCGCGACATGCTGCAGGCGGCGCTGTTCGGCGCCGGCGCGGCGATGGACGCCTTCTTCGTGGCGTTCCGCATTCCCAACCTGTTCCGCCGCATGTTCGCGGAGGGCGCCTTCCAGCAGGCCTTCGTGCCGGTCCTGAAGGAAACCCAGGCGCAGGGCAGCGAGGAGGAACTCCGGCGGCTGGTGGACGCCGTCGCCTCGACGCTGGGCGCCTTCCTGCTGCTGATCACCGCGGCCGGCGTGCTCGCCGCACCGCTGCTGATGAGCCTGTTCGCGCCCGGCTTCATGGCCGACGCCGAGAAGTTCGCGACCGCCGTCACGCTGCTGCGCTGGACCTTCCCGTATCTGCTGTTCATCTCGCTCGCGGCACTGGCCTCGGGCATCCTGCACGCGCACGGGCGGTTCGCGGTGCCGGCGATCACGCCGGTGCTGCTCAATCTCTGCCTGATCGCCGCGGCGCTGCTCTACGCGCCATCGGTCGAGGCGCTGGCCATCGCGGTGCTGATCGGCGGTGTGCTGCAGCTCTGCTTCCAGCTGCCATCGGTGTGGAAGCTCGGGCTCATGCCACGCCCGAGCGCGGGCTGGCGGGATCCGGCAGTGCGGCGCATCGTGCTGCTCATGCTGCCGATCATGCTGGGTGCCTCGATCTCGCAGCTGAGCCTGCTGCTCGATTCGGTGATCGCGTCCTTCCTGCCCGGCGATGGCAGCGTGAGCTGGCTGTGGTACGCCGACCGCCTGATGGAGTTCCCCCTGGGGGTGTTCTCCATCGCCATCGCCACCGTGATCCTGCCGTATCTCTCCGGCCAGTTCGCGGGCAAGGATGCCGAGGGCTTCAGCGGCACGCTCGACTGGGCGCTGCGGCTGGTGCTGCTGCTCGGCATTCCCGCCGCGCTCGGGCTGCTGGTGCTGGCCGAGCCCATCGTTGCCACGCTGTTCCACCACAACGCCTTCACCGAGCGCGACGTCGCCATGACGGCGGCCGCGCTGGTGGCCTATGCCTTCGCCTTCATTGGGTTCTCGCTGGTCAAGGTGTTCATCCCGGCGTTCTACGCGCGGCAGGACACCGTCCAGCCGCTGCGGCTGGGTGCGATCGCCTTCGGCGCCGGCATGGTGGTGTCGGTGGCGTTGACCACCGCGCTGGTCATGGCCGGCCATGACCGGCCGCACGTCGGTATCGCCGGGGCCACTGCCGCGGCGAGCTGGCTGCACGCGGGGCTGCTCTACGCGCGTCTGCGCCGCGACGGCGTCTACGCGCCGCGCCCCGGCTGGATGCGCTATGTCGTGCGCATCGCCATCGCCAGCGCGGTGATGGCAGCGGTGGCCGCTGCGGGTGCGCACGGCTTCGGTGACTGGCTCGACGCCGCCGCGCTGAGCCGGGCGCTGGGGCTGCTCGCGGTGATCGCGGCGGCGGCGCTCAGCTATCTGCTGGCGCTGGCCCTGCTGGGGCTGCGGCCGCTGGCGACGCTGCGCACGCTGCGGCGACGCTAG